A single window of Nicotiana sylvestris chromosome 3, ASM39365v2, whole genome shotgun sequence DNA harbors:
- the LOC138888475 gene encoding uncharacterized protein: MDPIDEEKTSFITDRGTYCYKVMPFGLKNVGATYQRLVTKIFQEHLGKTMEVYIDDMLVKSQQVGDHIQHLFDTFQILRKFNMKLNPEKCAFGVSSELSEYDITYQPRTAIKSQVLADFVADFSQGIQIEAEKELQVFNGSNAGTWTLFTDGPSNVKGAGLGIILVPPTGETIRKAIKCNPITNNEAEYGAMIAGLELARELGIEQVVIKSDSQLVVNLMLGTYTTREARMQQYLEKARDLVRQFQTWKVVEIPREKNVKADALVNLASAVEVTNDENAYVIHLFHSVLDQDKNEVNFNNLTWDWRNEIVTFLQYGILPEDKKKAQALRKKADRYCLKQDNLYRKMFSGPLA; encoded by the exons ATGGATCCCatagatgaggaaaaaacttcatttataacagatagggggacttactgttacaaagtaatgccatttggtctcaaAAACGTTGGGGCCACATATCAAAGGTTGGTGACCAAAATAtttcaagaacatttagggaaaaccatggaagtctatatagatgatatgttgGTCAAGTCACAACAAGTAGGGGATCATATCCAACACTTGTTTGATACATTTCAGATTCTCCGTAAATTTAACATGAAGCtaaaccccgagaaatgtgcatttggagtttcgtcag AGCTAAGTGAATATGACattacatatcaacctagaactgcaataaagtcacaggtgttagcagattttgtggcagattttagccaagggatacaaatagaagcagaaaaagaactaCAGGTATTCAATGGGTCTAATgcaggaacttggactttatttacTGATGGTCCATCGAATGTGAAAGGGGCGggtctaggtattattttggtacCACCCACAGGAGAAACCATACGAAAAGCCATAAAATGTAACCCTattactaacaatgaagcagagtatggagctatgattgcaggtttagaactggcacgagaGCTTGGCATAGAACAGGTTGTAATCAAAAGTGATTCACAGCTCGTAGTTAACctaatgctggggacttatacaaccAGAGAGGCAAGAATGCAGCAATACCTGGAAAAGGCACGTGATCTGGTTAGGCAATTCCAAACCTGGAAAGTCGTGGAAATACCAAGAGAGAAAAATGTCAAGGCAGATGCCCTAGTTAATCTTGCATCTGCTGTAGAAGTGACAAATGACGAAAATGCAtatgtaattcatttatttcattcagtacttgatcaagacaaaaatgaggtaaatttcaataatttaacttgggattggaggaacgagattgtcacttttttgcagtatggaattttacctgaagataagaaaaaggctcaagCACTCCGCAAAAAAGCTGATCGGTACTGTTTAAAGCAAGACAATCTTTATCGTAAAATGTTCAGTGGTCCCCTAGCATGA
- the LOC138888476 gene encoding uncharacterized protein, with product MKNMQEPPKPLSPKRTVNVTSVGEEINGVTYTTAKKVSKITVTHGKRVRHVLEEESITFDDADIDGVLTPHNDALVISLLVHDPNVKRVLIDPGSSVNIILLRVVNKMQAENKLIHKAHTLSSFENSSVVKKGEIIHTTFAEGVVKDTKFQVVEMDMAYNMILGRPWIHKMDDMPSTLHQVIKFPSQWGIRQIRGDQQTSRSINSIADSSANNEEK from the coding sequence ATGAAGAACATGCAGGAGCCCCCTAAACCCCTTTCACCAAAAAGGACTGTTAATGTTACAAGCGTAGGAGAAGAAATTAATGGCGTGACATATACGACAGCCAAGAAAGTTTCAAAAATTACAGTCACACACGGGAAGCGAGTTCGACATGTTTTGGAAGAAGAaagtattacatttgatgatgcagatatAGATGGCGTACTAACCCCACACAATGACGCACtcgtaatatctttacttgtacatgaccctaatgtgaaacgagttttgattgatccaggtagctccgtGAATATCATTTTGCTAAGAGTGGTAAACAAAATGCAAGCTGAAAATAAGCTGATACATAAGGCGCACACCTTATCTAGTTTTGAAAACTCGAGCGTCGTAAAAAAAGGGGAGATAATACAcaccacattcgcagaaggagttgtcaaagacacgaaatttcaggtggtagagatggacatggcttacaatatgattcttgGTAGACCATGGATTCACAAAATGGATGATATGCCATCTAccctgcatcaagttattaaattcccttCACAATGGGGAATACGACAAATCCGTGGTGATCAGCAAACGTCTAGGAGCATCAATTCCATAGCAGATTCAAGCGCAAACaatgaagaaaaatag